A genomic stretch from Anaerolinea thermophila UNI-1 includes:
- the cydD gene encoding thiol reductant ABC exporter subunit CydD has protein sequence MYMDRRLLRWTVPLAGFFAGALLLATLGGVMTILQAFLFSRFVAGVFLPQSSDEPVARWLILLLLVVFLRGVFSYLSDGLSATASARIRERLREALFAHLFRLGPVYTSQRPTGEVVATLMEGVDALDGYLSQYLPQVVLSALLPLLVLATVFPLDPLSGVILALTGPLIPLFMMLIGSTGERLTRRQFGALRRLSAVLLDILQGLRTLKELGRSRDQAQRVASIGEEYRKITLEVLRLTFLSALALEWLGTISTALIAVQIGLRLLYGHLEFAQAFFILVIAPDFYLPLRTLGLRFHAAMNGISAAKKVFALLEEPSWIESGSSVLPANAIPLNGDIHLENLTFTYPGREDPSLKNVTCTLPEGKVTALVGKSGSGKSTFAYLLLRFLTPQNGRILVGDVPLSSISLEEWRKACAWVPQRPAIVFGSIADNLRFADPNASREQIQWALEQVHLWDWVQGLPEGLNTLIGERGAQMSGGQAQRLALARVLLRNPSFIVLDEPTAHVDMVEEALLQRVFERLFEGRTVLLIAHRLPVLRIADQILVLEKGDLVEAGNLDTLLHTEGRLSRWVQQYGGLT, from the coding sequence ATGTACATGGATCGCCGTTTACTGCGCTGGACAGTTCCCCTGGCCGGTTTTTTTGCCGGAGCACTTCTTCTGGCGACCCTGGGCGGCGTCATGACCATCTTGCAGGCGTTTCTCTTCAGTCGTTTTGTAGCCGGAGTTTTTCTCCCTCAATCTTCGGATGAGCCTGTCGCCCGCTGGTTAATTTTGCTTTTGCTTGTTGTGTTCCTGCGCGGTGTGTTTTCTTACCTCAGCGATGGCTTGAGTGCTACGGCTTCGGCACGCATCCGCGAGCGGTTGCGTGAGGCGCTGTTCGCTCATTTGTTTCGACTGGGACCGGTTTATACTTCCCAGCGTCCCACCGGTGAAGTTGTCGCCACATTGATGGAAGGGGTGGACGCGCTGGATGGGTATTTAAGCCAGTATCTCCCTCAGGTTGTGCTTTCGGCTTTGCTTCCTTTGCTGGTGCTGGCAACGGTGTTTCCTCTGGACCCGCTCTCGGGGGTAATTCTGGCGTTGACTGGACCTCTAATCCCTCTTTTTATGATGCTGATTGGGAGCACTGGGGAGCGTCTGACGCGCCGGCAATTTGGTGCTTTGCGGCGATTGAGCGCTGTTTTGCTGGACATACTCCAGGGATTACGTACCTTGAAGGAATTGGGGAGAAGTCGTGACCAAGCCCAACGGGTTGCCAGCATTGGAGAGGAATATCGCAAAATCACCCTGGAAGTGTTACGTTTGACATTCCTTTCCGCTTTAGCCCTGGAATGGTTGGGGACGATCAGCACGGCGTTGATTGCGGTGCAGATTGGCTTGCGCTTGTTATACGGGCATCTGGAATTCGCTCAGGCGTTCTTCATTCTGGTGATTGCACCTGACTTCTATCTCCCCTTGCGCACCCTGGGATTGCGTTTTCACGCCGCCATGAATGGAATTTCAGCAGCAAAAAAGGTTTTCGCCTTGCTGGAAGAACCATCCTGGATAGAAAGTGGCTCTTCTGTCTTGCCGGCAAATGCGATCCCGCTCAATGGGGATATCCATCTGGAAAATCTCACTTTTACGTACCCTGGCAGAGAAGATCCTTCTTTGAAGAACGTTACCTGTACCCTGCCGGAAGGTAAAGTCACGGCTTTAGTTGGCAAGAGCGGATCTGGCAAGAGTACATTCGCATACCTTCTTCTGCGCTTTTTGACTCCGCAGAATGGAAGAATTCTGGTGGGAGATGTTCCCCTATCCTCAATTTCTCTGGAGGAATGGCGGAAAGCCTGCGCGTGGGTTCCCCAGCGCCCTGCCATTGTCTTTGGCAGTATCGCTGACAACCTGCGCTTTGCCGATCCCAATGCCAGTCGGGAACAGATACAGTGGGCGCTGGAGCAGGTTCATCTATGGGATTGGGTGCAGGGATTGCCGGAGGGGCTGAATACCCTCATTGGAGAGCGAGGTGCCCAGATGAGCGGTGGTCAGGCACAGCGCCTGGCGTTGGCAAGGGTACTGTTGCGCAATCCCTCTTTCATCGTGCTTGATGAACCTACGGCTCATGTGGATATGGTGGAGGAAGCCCTGCTTCAACGAGTGTTTGAGCGGCTTTTTGAGGGCAGGACGGTGCTTTTGATTGCCCACCGTTTGCCTGTTCTCCGTATTGCCGACCAGATTCTTGTACTGGAAAAGGGGGATCTGGTTGAAGCAGGCAATCTGGACACCCTTTTACACACCGAGGGACGGCTTTCCCGTTGGGTGCAACAATACGGAGGCTTAACATGA
- the cydC gene encoding thiol reductant ABC exporter subunit CydC, whose protein sequence is MSTLRRLISFLRPFSGQVFLSILLSFGTVASGVGLLGTSAFLIASAALRPSIAELQVAIVGVRFFGIVRGLLRYLERLVSHDVNLRLLAGLRVWLYRAIEPLAPAGLEMEQGGDLLHRMVGELETLENFFVRVVSPVLNAGLVTLGISWFCGRMAPVLGWVAAMGMFLTGVLVPAVQIRLSRNAGRRWIESRSQLNAFTTQVVQGMNDWIMFGRVEKAQAHFHRMNRTLSQTQVHMAKVQALGGSAGLWGSGLTVWFLLLLGGQLVLRGEISGVDLAVLSLMVMASFEAVTPLHQAAAQFEATLQAGRRIFEWVDRPNEAPDPKGAVPSLSSPIHVRFEGVTLIYPGRTEPALQDFWMDLPSGKRVALVGESGAGKSTVGQVLMRFRLPYSGQVRVNGWNLRDLRGEDLRTHLAVVSQQTYLFSGTLRENLLLAVPQASEEELLKVLERVQLQPLLRRLPKGLDTWLGAQGEMLSGGERQRIALARALLKPASFWLLDEPVSGLDAETARTILRMLWGLAGSRSVLYITHFLAELEEFDEILVLQRGRVIERGKHADLLQAGGWYAQAWQLQRSLLDEGELLR, encoded by the coding sequence ATGAGCACCCTTCGCCGTCTGATCTCTTTTCTCCGTCCCTTCTCAGGGCAGGTTTTCCTGTCCATCCTTCTTTCTTTTGGCACAGTTGCCAGCGGAGTGGGCTTGCTGGGTACTTCGGCGTTTTTGATTGCTTCGGCGGCTTTGCGTCCTTCGATTGCCGAACTTCAGGTAGCCATTGTTGGGGTGAGGTTCTTTGGGATTGTCCGCGGGCTGTTACGGTATCTGGAACGCCTGGTTTCGCACGATGTCAACTTGCGGTTGTTAGCCGGGTTGCGGGTGTGGTTGTATCGTGCCATTGAGCCTCTGGCACCAGCAGGATTGGAAATGGAACAGGGCGGCGATTTGCTCCACCGCATGGTGGGAGAACTGGAAACGCTGGAGAATTTCTTTGTGCGGGTGGTTTCCCCAGTCCTTAATGCCGGGCTGGTGACGCTGGGAATTTCGTGGTTTTGTGGCAGAATGGCACCGGTGCTGGGATGGGTGGCAGCGATGGGGATGTTTCTCACCGGTGTGCTGGTTCCTGCAGTTCAGATTCGGCTGTCTCGGAATGCGGGAAGGCGGTGGATTGAATCTCGTTCGCAGTTGAACGCTTTTACCACCCAGGTTGTTCAGGGGATGAACGATTGGATCATGTTTGGACGGGTGGAGAAAGCACAGGCGCATTTCCATCGAATGAACCGAACCTTGTCGCAGACTCAGGTACACATGGCAAAGGTGCAGGCACTGGGTGGTTCTGCCGGGCTTTGGGGCAGTGGTTTAACCGTGTGGTTTCTTCTTTTGCTTGGTGGGCAATTGGTTCTGCGCGGGGAGATAAGCGGTGTAGACCTGGCTGTCCTGTCTTTAATGGTCATGGCGTCCTTCGAGGCGGTCACGCCTCTCCATCAGGCGGCGGCGCAGTTTGAGGCGACCCTTCAGGCAGGAAGACGAATCTTTGAGTGGGTCGACCGCCCGAACGAAGCGCCTGATCCAAAAGGGGCAGTTCCCTCACTCTCATCCCCAATCCATGTGCGCTTTGAAGGTGTCACCTTGATTTACCCCGGGAGAACCGAGCCCGCCTTGCAGGATTTCTGGATGGATTTGCCTTCAGGAAAACGTGTGGCGCTGGTGGGAGAAAGCGGCGCCGGGAAAAGTACGGTGGGGCAGGTATTGATGCGCTTCCGCCTGCCTTACAGCGGTCAGGTGCGGGTAAATGGCTGGAATCTGCGTGATCTGCGGGGAGAAGACCTGCGGACGCATCTGGCTGTTGTGTCTCAACAGACGTATCTGTTCAGCGGCACTCTACGGGAAAATTTGCTGTTAGCGGTGCCTCAAGCCTCAGAAGAAGAATTATTGAAGGTGCTGGAACGGGTGCAACTTCAACCGCTGTTACGGCGCTTGCCTAAAGGCTTGGATACCTGGTTGGGTGCTCAGGGAGAGATGCTTTCAGGGGGAGAACGACAGCGCATTGCTCTGGCACGGGCTTTGCTGAAGCCAGCCTCGTTCTGGCTGCTGGATGAACCTGTCAGCGGTTTGGACGCTGAAACTGCCCGAACCATTTTACGCATGTTGTGGGGGCTGGCAGGTTCTCGCTCTGTCCTCTACATCACCCATTTTCTGGCAGAACTGGAAGAATTTGATGAAATCCTTGTGCTTCAGCGGGGACGTGTCATCGAACGAGGCAAACATGCGGATTTGTTGCAGGCAGGGGGATGGTACGCGCAAGCCTGGCAGTTACAGCGTTCTTTGCTGGACGAGGGGGAACTGTTGCGTTAA
- a CDS encoding VIT domain-containing protein, whose translation MAKSSWLWIVPLFVVLFLGIANPVQADGIIIPPPCPPEGCPPVPCIPEFCPPVPPRPLSQLVIRYHRVSVTIENQLATTRVDQVFYNPNSWAVEGVYLFPLPAGAVVNEFKLWVDDQPVEGKILNADEARRIYEEMVRSLKDPGLLEYIGRGAVQARVFPIEPGGERRIALEYQQVLLTENDLMRYVYPLNTEKYSALPLEEVSIEVQIRDHRVIRSAYSPTHSIRSERFGENEVAIRYEEKNILPDRDFEMMILLGEGEGLHLLSYRDPGDVQDSDGFFLMLLAPRIQAPETAIPKDVIFVLDRSGSMEGVKFQQAKQALEYVLSRLNPQDRFNLLSFSNQVEVFAPEMEGVEAIPQAQKWVAGLSAAGGTNIHRALLDAIQFVRSQRPTYLIFLTDGLPTVGITDREQILDDFARQAPRGLRLFVFGVGYDVDTFLLDELALAHHGLSLYVRPEEDLNQAVAGFFEKISTPVLTDLTLTVEGTEVYDVYPQPLPDLFVGSQVVITGRYRQPGKVTVVLSGQISGETRTYRFPSLSLKEDSRFEAGGSEVGLPRLWAMRKIGYLLEQIRLNGADPETIAQIVRLSIRYGIITPYTSYLVTEPMPLGAEAQSKIAEDAYQQSLSMPTVVSGEEAFNRSMQEGAMKSAEAVPMSPSEGVRKGSAASIRIAGNRTFVWKENEWVDTLFDPDRMKPVEIPFLSNAYFQLVQSDPQAASALALGERVLVVVGGKAYRVVPMAEEGTPVPTLELPTPKPPKNTDMITPLVSTPEAEKSSSRIGLCSSVGLFPLSAIVALFLLARKRK comes from the coding sequence ATGGCGAAGAGTAGTTGGCTTTGGATTGTTCCGTTGTTTGTCGTGTTGTTTTTAGGGATTGCCAACCCCGTGCAAGCCGATGGCATTATCATTCCACCCCCGTGCCCGCCTGAAGGCTGTCCCCCCGTCCCCTGCATCCCCGAATTTTGTCCGCCGGTTCCACCACGTCCCCTATCCCAACTGGTGATTCGTTATCACCGTGTGAGTGTTACCATTGAAAACCAACTGGCAACCACCCGGGTTGATCAGGTTTTCTACAATCCCAATTCCTGGGCGGTAGAGGGTGTTTATCTTTTCCCTTTACCTGCAGGGGCGGTGGTGAATGAGTTCAAACTCTGGGTAGATGATCAACCCGTTGAGGGGAAAATCCTCAACGCTGATGAAGCCCGCCGAATCTATGAAGAAATGGTGCGCTCGCTTAAAGATCCAGGATTGCTGGAATACATTGGGCGGGGAGCTGTTCAGGCGCGAGTATTTCCGATTGAACCCGGAGGGGAAAGGCGCATTGCTTTGGAGTATCAGCAGGTCCTTCTGACCGAGAACGATCTGATGCGTTATGTCTATCCTCTGAACACCGAAAAGTACTCTGCTCTCCCACTGGAAGAGGTTTCTATCGAGGTACAGATTCGCGATCACCGCGTTATTCGTTCGGCGTATTCCCCTACCCATTCGATTCGGTCAGAGCGGTTTGGTGAGAACGAAGTGGCCATTCGCTATGAAGAGAAGAATATTCTCCCGGATCGTGACTTTGAAATGATGATTTTGCTGGGTGAGGGTGAAGGCCTACACCTTTTGTCCTATCGTGACCCCGGCGATGTGCAGGACTCGGATGGCTTCTTCCTGATGTTGCTGGCGCCGCGCATTCAGGCACCTGAAACGGCTATTCCTAAGGACGTGATTTTTGTTCTGGATCGTTCTGGGAGTATGGAAGGGGTGAAGTTCCAGCAGGCAAAGCAGGCGCTGGAGTATGTCCTGTCCCGGCTTAACCCTCAAGACCGCTTCAATTTGCTCAGCTTCAGCAATCAGGTAGAGGTATTTGCCCCGGAGATGGAAGGTGTGGAAGCCATCCCGCAAGCACAAAAATGGGTTGCAGGCTTGAGCGCCGCAGGTGGAACAAACATTCACCGGGCATTACTAGATGCCATCCAGTTTGTTCGGTCGCAACGCCCAACCTATCTGATTTTCCTTACCGATGGCTTGCCTACAGTTGGCATTACCGACCGGGAACAAATCCTCGATGATTTTGCTCGTCAGGCTCCCAGGGGACTGCGTCTTTTCGTCTTTGGTGTAGGCTATGATGTGGATACCTTCCTGCTGGATGAACTGGCATTAGCGCATCACGGGCTGAGTTTGTATGTGCGCCCTGAAGAAGACTTGAACCAGGCGGTGGCAGGGTTTTTCGAGAAGATCAGTACCCCTGTTCTCACCGACCTGACTCTGACCGTGGAAGGTACAGAGGTTTACGATGTTTACCCTCAGCCGTTGCCCGATTTGTTTGTCGGCTCTCAGGTGGTGATTACCGGGCGTTACCGCCAGCCGGGAAAGGTGACGGTGGTGTTGAGCGGGCAAATCTCCGGAGAGACACGCACTTATCGTTTTCCTTCCCTCTCTCTGAAGGAAGATAGCCGTTTTGAGGCAGGGGGAAGCGAAGTCGGTTTGCCACGTCTGTGGGCAATGCGCAAAATTGGTTATTTGCTGGAACAGATTCGTCTGAATGGAGCAGACCCCGAAACCATTGCTCAGATTGTGCGTCTCAGTATTCGCTATGGAATCATCACCCCTTACACATCCTATCTGGTCACTGAACCCATGCCTCTGGGGGCAGAAGCGCAGTCGAAAATTGCGGAAGATGCTTACCAGCAATCTCTCTCCATGCCTACGGTTGTCAGCGGGGAAGAAGCATTCAATCGCTCCATGCAAGAAGGGGCAATGAAGAGTGCCGAAGCCGTTCCGATGAGCCCTTCAGAAGGGGTGAGAAAAGGCTCGGCGGCTTCCATTCGTATTGCGGGCAACCGTACCTTTGTCTGGAAGGAAAACGAATGGGTGGATACTCTGTTTGACCCTGACCGGATGAAGCCCGTAGAAATTCCTTTCCTTTCAAATGCCTATTTCCAGTTGGTGCAGTCCGATCCTCAGGCGGCTTCGGCTCTGGCGCTGGGGGAGCGCGTCCTGGTGGTGGTTGGTGGCAAAGCCTATCGCGTTGTTCCAATGGCGGAAGAGGGTACGCCAGTGCCAACACTCGAACTACCGACTCCTAAGCCGCCAAAAAATACGGATATGATTACACCGCTTGTTTCCACACCAGAGGCCGAAAAATCTTCATCGAGAATTGGACTGTGCTCTTCCGTTGGGTTATTCCCGTTAAGTGCGATTGTGGCATTGTTTCTTCTTGCTCGAAAGCGCAAATAA
- a CDS encoding EamA family transporter, which yields MLELVLVSLIWAFSFGLIKVSLAGVDSNFVAFARLFVSFLVFLPFARPSKIPRNLVPHLILVGVLQYGAMYLAYLNAFKFLKAYEVALFTIFTPIYVTLIHDLLEKRWERLHWLAAVLAIVGTAIVKGLNALESDFLLGFIIVQISNLCFAFGQVYYRKILQPYPELRDHTIFFYPYLGGFALAGLATLLFTNLSTVQPTGAQWLALLYLGAVASGIGFFLWNRGARKVNAGTLAVFNDLKIPLAVVVSVVVFGEKASLPNLIVGGFIVLAALMINEYKNIPFLRRQEAVEQ from the coding sequence ATGTTAGAACTCGTACTGGTATCCCTGATCTGGGCATTTTCCTTTGGCTTGATTAAGGTTAGCCTGGCAGGGGTGGACTCGAACTTTGTGGCATTTGCTCGCTTATTTGTCTCGTTCCTTGTTTTCCTCCCCTTTGCCCGTCCTTCAAAAATCCCCCGCAACTTAGTCCCTCATCTCATTCTGGTTGGGGTATTGCAATATGGAGCAATGTACCTGGCTTACCTGAACGCTTTTAAATTCCTCAAAGCCTATGAAGTTGCCCTCTTTACCATCTTCACACCTATCTACGTCACCCTGATTCATGACCTTTTGGAAAAACGCTGGGAACGCCTGCACTGGTTAGCCGCAGTGCTGGCAATTGTCGGAACCGCCATTGTCAAAGGATTAAATGCGCTGGAAAGCGATTTTCTGTTGGGATTTATCATTGTGCAAATCTCTAACCTGTGTTTTGCATTTGGACAGGTGTACTACCGCAAAATTCTTCAACCCTATCCCGAACTGCGTGATCACACGATCTTCTTTTATCCCTATCTAGGAGGGTTTGCTCTGGCGGGACTGGCTACATTACTCTTCACCAATCTTTCCACCGTCCAGCCCACTGGTGCGCAATGGCTTGCACTACTTTACCTCGGCGCGGTGGCTTCCGGGATTGGCTTCTTCCTCTGGAACCGTGGAGCTCGCAAGGTAAATGCTGGCACACTGGCAGTGTTCAACGATTTGAAAATTCCTCTTGCCGTGGTGGTTTCGGTAGTAGTATTCGGCGAGAAAGCCAGCCTCCCGAATTTAATTGTGGGAGGGTTCATCGTATTGGCGGCACTGATGATTAATGAATATAAAAATATTCCTTTTCTCCGTCGCCAAGAAGCAGTAGAGCAGTAG